A genomic segment from Nymphalis io chromosome 15, ilAglIoxx1.1, whole genome shotgun sequence encodes:
- the LOC126773824 gene encoding multiple inositol polyphosphate phosphatase 1-like, giving the protein MWLRLIFCVCLPLVTGRGFHCYWNNKNPYTYFGSKTPYEAVRGDFRDVPPMKGCEPVNVWFITRHGTRHPSPMDAAAMKEASALKYEIIKSYKKGRGEMCAQDISDLQNWKWTNLDDNPSILTQEGFDELLAFGQRFREKFSSFLDNLNQSRIRSTDEKRTRKSAKGFIKGLKDIGANVVVDDPIREDAVARPYRFCKKRGGEVINSTQASEEISRYQEAPEFKELQQNVQKRIGIDHELHPRTIMGFYDLCRFYRAYSIVKRSPWCALFTDNDLQILEYVEDIRHYFRNGYGHPMNRLLGASGLKDLYEKFEATVSSGYKSFIGYFSHDTMLDMIYTAMGLYYDYPEISGFERIRNRKWRTSFLTPFVANFVAVLHRCTKMSTYKYRIQFFVNEKEVHICGNRVCGWNDFREKFEQFSNASIDFCDESTTLYYV; this is encoded by the exons ATGTGGTTGAGGTTGATATTTTGTGTTTGCCTACCATTAGTTACCGGTAGGGGATTCCATTGCTACTGGAATAATAAAAATCCATACACATATTTTGGAAGTAAAACCCCTTATGAGGCTGTTAGGGGTGACTTTAGGGACGTTCCGCCCATGAAAG GCTGTGAACCGGTTAACGTGTGGTTTATTACAAGGCATGGAACTCGACATCCGAGCCCAATGGATGCTGCCGCAATGAAAGAGGCATCCGCTCTTAAATATGAGATTATAAAGAGCTATAAGAAAGGTAGAGGAGAAATGTGCGCGCAG GACATCTCAGATCTTCAAAACTGGAAGTGGACTAACTTAGATGACAATCCTTCAATACTTACACAAGAAGGCTTCGATGAATTGCTGGCATTTGGCCAGAGATTTCGAGAGAAATTTTCTTCTTTCTTAGATAATCTGAACCAATCCCGTATCAGATCGACGGATGAAAAACGAACACGTAAAAGTGCTAAAGGATTTATTAAAGGATTAAAAGATATCGGCGCAAATGTAGTTGTCGATGATCCGATACGAGAAGATGCTGTAGCTAGG CCATACAGATTTTGTAAGAAACGAGGAGGTGAAGTCATAAACAGCACACAAGCCTCTGAAGAAATCAGTCGTTATCAGGAAGCTCCTGAATTCAAAGAG TTACAACAAAACGTACAAAAAAGGATAGGTATTGATCATGAATTACATCCTCGAACTATTATGGGTTTCTACGACCTTTGCCGCTTTTACCGAGCGTATTCAATTGTCAAGAGAAGTCCCTGGTGTGCACTATTTACTGACAATGACCTGCAAATTCTGGAGTATGTTGAAGACATACGGCATTATTTTAG AAATGGTTACGGACACCCCATGAATCGTCTACTCGGAGCATCTGGTCTCAAAGACCTCTACGAAAAGTTTGAGGCAACAGTATCTAGTGGTTACAAGTCATTCATCGGTTACTTCTCCCACGACACCATGTTAGATATGATCTACACCGCCATGGGACTTTACTACGATTATCCAGAAATTTCTGGTTTCGAGAGGATCAGAAATAGGAAATGGCGAACTAGTTTCTTGACACCGTTTGTGGCTAATTTTGTCGCAGTCTTACATAG ATGTACAAAAATGTCAACCTACAAGTATAGGATACAGTTCTTTGTGAATGAAAAGGAGGTTCACATTTGTGGCAATCGAGTTTGCGGTTGGAACGACTTCAGAGAGAAATTTGAACAATTTTCCAATGCCAGTATTGATTTCTGTGATGAATCGACAACATTATATTACGTGTGA
- the LOC126773816 gene encoding multiple inositol polyphosphate phosphatase 1-like, with amino-acid sequence MVVKIVLLSLTIYSIYSFVSCKDCYWNARCPYQLFSSKTPYESVRGDLRDENMPNCQPISLWSLHRHGNRNPSLQVTEEIKELQKKIIYEILIAYENNRTHLTNCFQDIEDLLHWSWNSTLDTLPNYLTGIGYEEIFDLGKRVREKFETLLSGTPDKFYFRPTNEQRTTTSAIAFVHGLTFGTGANLTTSIDEPWEQDNVIRPYESCKKYQNEVKKGQKLVNQLALYDSSPEVLAVTERVRKHLGIKYQVTVADTYNLYELCRFHRSWSPNLRSPWCSFFTNEDLEVMEYRDDVRHYYRNGYGSEVNANLGTSALKDLYENFENATLNRGKNIVSYFTHDTMFEMVISALGLYKDTEPLHGSYRNANRLWRTSEIAAFSTNLIAVLFKCQEQGDDMYRVQFLINEKPAHLCPEEGCTWKQFVDRFKIFTNANFEFCLNKEYLYNPITNGGFNISIVSLLLLLPTLLII; translated from the exons ATGgttgtaaaaattgttttattatcgttaactatttatagtatatatagttttgTGTCATGTAAAGATTGCTATTGGAATGCCCGTTGTCCTTATCAATTGTTTTCTTCTAAAACGCCTTATGAAAGTGTTAGAGGTGACTTGAGAGATGAAAACATGCcta attgcCAACCGATAAGTTTGTGGTCACTCCACCGGCACGGCAACCGGAACCCAAGTTTGCAAGTGACCGAAGAAATTAAGGAACTACAGAAGAAAATTATCTATGAAATATTGATCGCATATGAAAACAACAGAACTCATCTCACAAATTGTTTTcag gatATCGAGGATCTGCTACACTGGTCATGGAATTCAACATTGGATACATTACCAAACTACCTCACAGGTATTGGCTATGAAGAGATTTTTGATTTAGGGAAAAGGGTAAGGGAGAAGTTCGAAACACTCCTATCGGGCACTCCTGATAAGTTCTACTTCAGACCAACAAACGAGCAGAGAACTACTACTAGTGCAATTGCCTTCGTTCATGGATTGACATTTGGAACCGGAGCTAACCTGACTACCAGTATTGATGAGCCTTGGGAACAAGATAATGTTATACGC ccCTACGAGAGCTGTAAAAAGTATCAAAATGAGGTGAAGAAAGGTCAGAAGCTTGTTAATCAACTCGCCCTTTATGATTCCAGTCCAGAAGTTTTGGCT GTTACTGAGAGAGTTCGGAAACACTTGGGCATTAAGTATCAAGTGACGGTTGCAGATACGTACAATTTATATGAGCTATGTCGCTTCCACCGTTCTTGGTCTCCTAATCTTCGATCTCCTTGGTGTTCATTCTTTACTAATGAGGATCTAGAAGTGATGGAGTATAGAGACGATGTGCGACATTACTACAGGAATGGATATGGGTCAGAG GTCAACGCCAACTTGGGTACTTCTGCTTTAAAGGATTTATATGAAAACTTTGAAAATGCAACTTTGAATAGaggaaaaaatattgtatcataTTTCACACACGATACCATGTTTGAAATGGTGATTAGTGCTCTTGGATTATATAAAGACACGGAACCGCTTCATGGGTCTTACAGAAATGCAAATAGGTTGTGGAGAACAAGTGAAATCGCCGCGTTTTCGACTAATTTAATAGCGGTTTTATTcaa GTGCCAGGAACAAGGGGATGACATGTACCGTGTACAATTCCTAATAAATGAAAAGCCTGCTCACCTCTGTCCAGAAGAAGGTTGTACGTGGAAGCAGTTCGTGGATCGGTTCAAGATCTTCACAAACGCTAATTTTGAATTCTGCTTGAATAAAGAGTATTTATATAATCCGATCACAAATGGTGGCTTTAATATTTCGATCGTGAGTCTCTTACTACTATTACCGACTTTgcttatcatataa